In one Diabrotica virgifera virgifera chromosome 7, PGI_DIABVI_V3a genomic region, the following are encoded:
- the LOC126888612 gene encoding uncharacterized protein LOC126888612 produces the protein MALELETKRRTVLRTAFTTAANVLDNLLSETVDTRPWQQISVQWELLQVKYNELCVVESAVFEAMVEKASEAELISEMEAKDRYSTRYYELKYKCEDRPSLVSSESSIKAYLRQATVDGSKARRLVESFPAVADNYSKIIKSLKSRFGREDLQIEVYIRELLKLILSRVSSSSCNVSALYDMIESQLRSLETLGITADKYAAILYPLIESCLPEDMIRLWHRSSQFLRPSGSVSMHNVEEYAEVSTLETRLSGLMSFLQNEVQNEQKINLATEGFGLSTENKCKSNNLVEKKNIKLPKQGTDQPSATAAGLVNYEVDRCIFCEGQHDSINCFKAQKLSMEQKRRTLSEKKACFRCLKVRHSSKNCRARLNCILCCKSHVVLMCPDLPVNKIDTSTSSISRSEENRTEDQTLANLNNTQVFLQTLRVNIRSAHGTKQVRALIDTGSQRTYILQRTAQEMGFSAKGTENIVHTLFGGKSTSEQRHKLYKVTASEGAYSCSFDALDQPKICADVSPVYHGPWVEELSDMNISLSDVGHIAPIEILLGADVVGKLYTGRKYQLQCGLVAVETLLGWTLMGKVPAVASNFSTSMMSIALFVDSSSVAKLWELDIIGITDPVEKLTREVAAKEAKNFFYETIRCDNEGRYEVMLPWLNKHPLISDNLVVARRRLDTTLNKLKKSNLFESYNLIFNEWLNEGVIEIVNNPEENNCVHYLPHRPVIKNTSETTKIRPVFDASSHEQGRPSLNQCLEVGPNLIELIPSVLLRFRQQKIGVVSDIRKAFLQISVHSKDRDFLRFLWVNNEGKEFVFRHRRVVFGVNCSPFLLGATIEFHLIKALEKCCNDMPYSKNTIERLMIGFYVDNCVTSVTDENELRKFVSEATAIMEEAKMDLRGWESSGEGMMGLLACPLEIETIRMYCSFKECVDIGYYVFKSVEFVTFFG, from the exons ATGGCATTGGAATTAGAAACAAAACGCCGAACAGTGCTTCGTACTGCTTTTACGACAGCTGCTAATGTTTTGGACAATTTGTTATCTGAAACGGTGGACACTCGACCCTGGCAACAAATTAGTGTACAGTGGGAACTGTTACAAGTTAAGTACAATGAGCTGTGTGTCGTGGAAAGTGCGGTGTTTGAAGCTATGGTCGAAAAGGCTTCCGAGGCAGAATTAATCAGTGAGATGGAGGCAAAGGATAGATACAGCACACGCTACTATGAACTGAAGTACAAATGCGAAGACAGACCCAGTTTAGTAAGTTCAGAGTCATCAATAAAAG CTTATTTGAGACAAGCCACTGTAGACGGTAGTAAGGCCAGACGTTTAGTGGAGAGTTTTCCTGCAGTAGCCGATAATTACTCAAAAATTATAAAGAGTTTGAAGTCTAGGTTTGGCAGAGAGGATCTCCAGATTGAAGTATATATTAGGGAGCTCTTAAAGTTAATTTTGAGTCGAGTTTCTAGTAGTTCTTGTAATGTTTCTGCACTATATGATATGATAGAGAGTCAACTTCGTTCACTTGAGACCTTAGGCATAACTGCTGACAAATATGCGGCAATATTGTATCCCCTTATTGAGTCATGTTTACCGGAGGATATGATCAGACTATGGCATAGATCTTCACAGTTTTTAAGGCCTTCTGGTTCCGTATCCATGCACAATGTCGAAGAATATGCAGAAGTTTCAACTTTGGAGACAAGATTAAGTGGGCTAATGAGTTTTCTACAAAATGAAGTtcaaaatgaacaaaaaattaatttagcaaCGGAAGGTTTTGGTTTATCGACTGAAAATAAATGTAAATCTAATAACCTGGttgaaaagaagaatataaaattaCCAAAGCAAGGAACTGATCAGCCATCAGCGACCGCGGCTGGGTTGGTAAATTATGAGGTTGACAGGTGTATTTTTTGCGAAGGACAGCATGACAGTATCAATTGTTTTAAAGCACAAAAATTGTCTATGGAACAGAAACGACGAACATTGTCAGAGAAGAAAGCCTGTTTTCGATGTTTGAAGGTGCGACATTCTTCGAAGAACTGTAGAGCACGTTTGAATTGTATTTTGTGTTGTAAATCCCATGTTGTTTTGATGTGTCCTGATTTACCTGTTAACAAAATTGATACATCGACCTCAAGTATCAGCCGCTCGGAAGAAAATAGGACTGAGGATCAGACGCTTGCGAATTTGAATAATACACAGGTTTTTTTACAAACTCTGCGAGTAAACATAAGAAGTGCACATGGTACTAAACAAGTAAGGGCACTTATTGACACTGGATCGCAGAGAACATATATTTTACAGCGTACCGCACAAGAAATGGGTTTTTCTGCTAAAGGAACGGAAAATATCGTACATACGTTATTTGGCGGTAAAAGTACTTCTGAACAACGACATAAATTATACAAGGTAACTGCGAGTGAAGGAGCTTACTCTTGTTCATTTGATGCCTTAGATCAACCAAAAATTTGTGCAGATGTCTCTCCTGTTTATCACGGCCCTTGGGTTGAGGAACTTAGTGACATGAATATTTCGCTCAGCGATGTCGGACATATAGCACCAATTGAGATTTTGTTAGGAGCTGATGTTGTAGGCAAATTGTATACAGGAAGGAAATATCAGTTACAGTGTGGTCTTGTAGCAGTTGAAACTTTGTTAGGTTGGACTCTTATGGGCAAGGTGCCGGCAGTTGCTTCTAATTTCAGCACATCTATGATGTCGATTGCGTTGTTTGTTGATAGTTCTTCTGTGGCGAAACTCTGGGAGCTTGATATTATTGGGATAACCGATCCTGTAGAAAAATTGACACGAGAGGTGGCGGCCAAGGAGGCTAAGAATTTTTTCTATGAGACTATCCGATGTGACAACGAAGGTAGGTATGAGGTTATGTTACCTTGGTTGAACAAGCATCCTTTAATTTCAGATAATTTAGTTGTCGCTAGAAGAAGGTTAGATActactttaaataagttgaaaaagTCAAATTTGTTTGAATcgtataatttaatattcaatgaGTGGTTGAACGAGGGTGTGATCGAAATAGTAAATAATCCCGAAGAGAATAATTGTGTGCACTATTTGCCTCACAGGCCCGTTATTAAAAATACTAGCGAAACCACGAAAATTAGGCCAGTCTTTGATGCATCATCTCATGAACAGGGTCGTCCTTCTTTGAACCAGTGTTTAGAGGTAGGGCCTAATCTTATTGAACTTATTCCTTCTGTGTTATTACGGTTCAGACAACAAAAAATAGGTGTTGTGTCGGATATTCGAAAGGCTTTTCTTCAAATTTCTGTACATTCGAAGGACAGAGATTTTTTGAGGTTCCTATGGGTAAACAATGAAGGAAAGGAATTTGTATTTCGACATAGGAGAGTTGTTTTTGGAGTCAACTGTAGTCCATTTCTTCTGGGTGCTACTATAGAATTTCATTTGATAAAGGCGCTGGAGAAGTGTTGTAATGATATGCCGTACTCTAAAAATACAATTGAAAGGCTTATGATTGGGTTCTATGTAGATAATTGTGTGACTAGTGTTACTGATGAGAATGAGTTGAGAAAGTTCGTATCAGAAGCAACTGCCATCATGGAGGAAGCTAAGATGGATTTGAGAGGGTGGGAGTCTTCTG